The following nucleotide sequence is from Saccharothrix texasensis.
GTCAATTCACCACCTGGGCCGGAGCCTCCGGCGGACTGCTCGCCCACCACGGCATCGACGGCTTCCTCGACAACCTCAACGACATGCGCGAAGCCGACGACGAAGACGCCGAATGGGTCGCCTTCCTCGCCCGCTGGCACGAACTCAACCACGACCGCCGCATCACCAGTCGACACCTCCGCCAACAAGCCGAAATCGAGATCGTCAACAACCAACCCGTCGACCACTGGGAAGGGACCTTCCTCACCGACGAACAAGGCCGCACCCCCTCCACCAAATCCATCGGCCGCCACCTCACCGGACACATCGGCCGCTGGCACGGCGACTACGTCATCCGCTCCGCCATGGACACCCACGCCAAAACCCGCGTCTTCTGGGTCGAAACCCGCACCACCAACGACCACCAGGTCGACCAGGCCGCCGACGACCAGGAACCGGCAGGCCAACCCGACCTCTGGCAGTAGCTGGACAGTCCCGACCGGCCCCACAGGCCAGTCTGCGGGTTTGGCAGGCACGTCCGCGGGTTTGGTGCGGGTTTGCCTCTGACCTCAAACCCGCACCGCATCGCCGCAGGTCACAGCCCCTCCGCTATCCGATCGGCGGGTTTGCGGGTTTGGCACCCCGTACCCACACCCGCCCAGCACCGACGGTTGGCCGCGCTACGTCGTCGGCACCCCGACCGACCGGCCAATCCCGAGGTGATGACGCATGCCCGAAATCTTGATCAACGACAAGCCTCTCCACTGGAGAGCCGTGGCTGTCGCTCCTTTCATCCGCGTCACCGGAGGTGCAGCATGAGCACAGATCGCCGCAACGCCGAAATCGCGGAACTGATCGCGCGATTGACGGTCCTCATGACAGCTCAACCGGCGGTTGAGGTGCCTGCACAGCGGCCGATGCCGACACGGGTCCTGCTCACCGTCGAGGAAGCGGCGGAACGACTGAGGATCGGCAAGACGAAGGCGTACTCCTTGGTGAAATCAGGAGACTTGGAATCGGTATTGATCGGGCGTCTGCGCAGGATTCACGTGGACGCGATCGACCACTATGCCGCTCGACTGGTCGCCGAGCAGAACTCCACCCATCCGGCTGCATAGGAGCCCAGATGCCGCGCGAGAAGAAGACCCGCAATTCCAACGGTCGGTCGAGTATCTACTACAGTGAGAAAGATAAGTGCTGGCATGGCTACGTCACCGTAGGACTGAAGGACAACGGCAGGCCTGACCGTAGGCATGTTCGAGGTCAGAGTCGAACCGAAGTCACCGACAAGGTCCGGAAGCTGGAGAAGGAACGCGACGAAGGACGCGTCCGGAAGGCAGGCCAGAACTGGACCGTTGAAACCTGGCTCAAGCACTGGTTGGAGAACATCGTCGCCCCGCCGGTCGTCACCGAAAACGCCTACAGTGCGTACGACGTGGCAGTACGGGTTCATCTGGTTCCTGGCATCGGCGCTCACCGGTTGGACAAGTTGCAACCTGAACACCTCGAAAAACTCTATCGCAAGATCATGAAGCAGAAGACGAAGTTCGGACCCACCACCAGTGCGGCGACCGCGCACCAAGTCCACCGGACCATCCGGGCCGCGTTGAACGTCGCGGTGCGACGGAAGCACCTCATCGAGAACCCAGCGCTGGAGGCCAAGGCACCGAAGGTCGAGGAAGTCGAGGTCGAGCCGTACACGGTCGAGCAGGTCAAGGCGCTGCTGGAGGCAGCGCAGCAACGGCGCAACAGTGCACGGTGGGCTATCGCGTTGGCGCTTGGCCTGCGGCAGGGTGAAGCGCTCGGTCTGCGCTGGTCGGACGTGGATTTGGAGGTCGGGACACTCACGGTTCGCCGAAACAGACTGCGTCCGAAGTGGCGCCACGGGTGTGCCGAGCCGTGCGGCAGGAAGTACGGCGGGTACTGCCCGAACAGGGTGCCCGTGCGCGATGAGACGGCAGGGACGAAGTCGGCTGCGGGTAAGCGCGGGATCGGCTTGCCCGACGAGTTGGTGGAGCTGCTCAAGCTGCACCGAGGAGAGCAGGACCGGGAGCGGGACAAGGCGGCCGACCTGTGGACCGAAACCGGCTACGTGTTCACCACCCCGATCGGTGCGCCGCTCAACCCACGTTCGGACTACGACGAGTGGAAGCGACTGGTCGAGGTCGCGAAGGTGCCGGACGGTCGTCTGCACGACGCACGGCACACCGCGGCGACGGTGCTACTGCTGCTCGGAGTCGCCGAGCGGACCGTGATGGGCATCATGGGCTGGTCGAACACCGCGATGGCGGCCCGCTACCAGCACATCACGGCGGCGATCCGGCGGGACGTGGCTCAGCGGGTCGGAGGACTGCTCTGGAGAACCGCTGAGGAGTCCTGAGACCACCGACGACGGCGAGAACGGGAACGCCACCGGGGCGCCCGTACCGGCCCCGTAGAGGGCAATTGCCACCAGGAATGCCACCGAACGTCAGAGCCCCGGTTGCCGTGATCGGCAACCGGGGCTCTGAGCAGCGGTGGCGGTGGGATTTGAACCCACGGAGGCTTTCACCTCACACGCTTTCGAGGTCTGCGATCCATCGTCCGGAAGCGACCGCTTACGTCTATGTCCGCTGGTCAGAGAGCTACTGGCTACAATCCCGCGCTTCGGCGAACACCAACGGACAATGCTGAACGGGACGGCATTGAGACGACAACTGAGACGGCCGAGTCATGGCACACGGTCTCCCGCGCGGGCTTCCGATCGGCCTGGGTGCGCGGAGGCGGACCGGCACGCGGCCTCCAACCGTCGAAGAGCCACAAACCACCGGATTGTATGATACCGCCCAACCACCAATTAGGAGAGAGATGGAAACCGGAGACTGGGCACAATCCATAATTGGCGTAGTAGGGGTTCTTGCAACCCTTACGGTAGCGCGGATGGTCTACAAACTGGAAAAAAAGGATAAGGAGGCCGAGAAAGAACAGGAAGAGGTGGTCCGAAAATCCGAACAAGCCGAGAAACGTAAGCGTGAAGACGCTAGGCTCAAAGAAGAACGCGAACGGGAGAACAGGCGTGTCAGAAGAGAGAAAAACCAAGACTACTACCGAGCCGCCATTGCGGCGTTGGAGACGTTCGAAGAAGTCTTCGAGGCCGCCCAATCTCGCCCACTGACCACCAGCGACATGGTTTCGATGGAACTGGACGAGGCAATGGCACAAGTATACAAGATATCCGATCGGGTTCCGGCTTTGAATGTAGCCTTGTCGGACGTTTGGGTTAACGGCTCAGCCCTAGAACGCCACGCGTTTCCCGAAGCAGACCTTTTCTCGGGTTTCTTCATCGGGCAAAACCCAGAGACACAGGACAAGCGCGGCCATAAATTCTGGATGCTAATCCGTGAAGCATCTGTTAACGCCGCCCAACAGGTACAAATTTCCGTTAAGGGGCAGCTCAAAGTAAAGGAAGCCCGGAGTGCGGTCGAACGCGAATGGGGAGCATAGTTGAGCGGGCGAGTCACTGAACTATGCTGACAGGACTGGATTGAGACGACGACTGAGACGGCAGATTCACGGTGTGAGGTGTGCCCCGCCGTGGCAGTGATGCATCCCCTGCTGCGGACAGGCGTGACGGTTGCACCCCGGTCGCTTCCGTCACCACTAGACCAATCCTCTAAAAACATGCCGTCAGGTCACCCCGTAGCCCACCGGGTTGCCCCGTAGACAGGGGGTGAAGCGTCCCAAGCGTCCCAAGCGTCCCAGCCCTGGTCAGCCCTGGGACGCTTTGGAACCGTGGGACGCTTGAAGCGTCCCAGCCGCGTCCGTGGGACGCTTCAAGCGTCCCGGCCAATCAAAGCGTCCCAGGGCTGACCTGCGGCGGGACGCTTGGGACGCTTGGGACGCTTCACCCCCTCAATATGGTCAGACCCGATACCGGAGCCCAACGTTGCGTCAGACCAATCCTGCTCTGCGGTGTAGATCGAGCCATGCAGGTAGTGCTAGCCGTCCACCAGGTCATGTGCTGGGATACTGATCCTCAAGGCTGTTGCATCGTCGCTCGTCTTGTAACGAGGCCACCGCTGACCTTCGGGATCTTGTCGTTCCGCATCCCTCACTTCCGCGATGAGACCGTCCGTGCCCCCCGTGGCTACGATTTCGAGAATACGTTCCCAATCCGCCAACCCGAACTCATGCAAGCGAGCAGCACCGTCCGTCAACAGTAGAGCCTGCCGGAAGTTGTTAAGGGGAATTTGCCCAGTTAGGGCTTCCCGCGCGGCCTGGGGGTCTGCACCGGCAACCCAGTATCCATCGGCGGTATTCCTTATCTTGCGCTGAGCTTCGACCAACTTACTTACGTCTCGTTCGTGAGCTTCCGTACCGACTTTGGAGCGCACAGCGGCCTCATGCTGTGAGCGATTCACACGGGATACACGATCGTCTGTGTAGACATGCA
It contains:
- a CDS encoding helix-turn-helix domain-containing protein, translating into MSTDRRNAEIAELIARLTVLMTAQPAVEVPAQRPMPTRVLLTVEEAAERLRIGKTKAYSLVKSGDLESVLIGRLRRIHVDAIDHYAARLVAEQNSTHPAA
- a CDS encoding tyrosine-type recombinase/integrase, whose amino-acid sequence is MPREKKTRNSNGRSSIYYSEKDKCWHGYVTVGLKDNGRPDRRHVRGQSRTEVTDKVRKLEKERDEGRVRKAGQNWTVETWLKHWLENIVAPPVVTENAYSAYDVAVRVHLVPGIGAHRLDKLQPEHLEKLYRKIMKQKTKFGPTTSAATAHQVHRTIRAALNVAVRRKHLIENPALEAKAPKVEEVEVEPYTVEQVKALLEAAQQRRNSARWAIALALGLRQGEALGLRWSDVDLEVGTLTVRRNRLRPKWRHGCAEPCGRKYGGYCPNRVPVRDETAGTKSAAGKRGIGLPDELVELLKLHRGEQDRERDKAADLWTETGYVFTTPIGAPLNPRSDYDEWKRLVEVAKVPDGRLHDARHTAATVLLLLGVAERTVMGIMGWSNTAMAARYQHITAAIRRDVAQRVGGLLWRTAEES